From one Nonomuraea polychroma genomic stretch:
- a CDS encoding DUF6203 family protein, whose product MKRFFKAMLLRRLARTPIGAVFLAVGWVLGRRRRRRAQRRGRR is encoded by the coding sequence ATGAAACGCTTCTTCAAGGCCATGCTGCTGCGCCGCCTGGCACGTACGCCGATCGGCGCGGTGTTCCTCGCGGTGGGCTGGGTGCTGGGACGGCGGCGCAGACGCCGCGCGCAGCGGCGCGGCAGACGATGA
- a CDS encoding AraC family transcriptional regulator, with protein MHRVTLALSDPPAVAGAGVGVHGVVSAHDVFKLPDLWQLHLYGYTAELVLEGTAHPIRPGHVSLIPPGAEVHYHYRGRSAHLYAHFRLPGAGERRDVAVMRDAGDQAPLIAASLRQAIAAVPDTRARASAEVWTVLWRVAGLPVAGSPDAVVAAAIEHIEADLAAPLSVPGIARAAGVSHNHLTRLFRAHTGHTVVGYIRRRRLARALHLLRESTLAIPAIAAAVGIPDLQAFNKACRRELGASPRALRAQGGPAGDR; from the coding sequence ATGCACCGAGTCACCCTCGCCCTGTCCGACCCACCGGCCGTGGCCGGGGCGGGCGTCGGCGTGCACGGCGTCGTCAGCGCGCACGACGTGTTCAAACTGCCCGACCTGTGGCAACTCCACCTGTACGGCTACACCGCCGAGCTGGTGCTCGAAGGCACCGCCCACCCGATCCGGCCCGGCCACGTGAGCCTCATCCCGCCGGGCGCCGAGGTGCACTACCACTACCGGGGCAGGTCGGCGCACCTGTACGCGCACTTCCGCCTGCCCGGCGCGGGGGAGCGGCGGGACGTGGCCGTCATGCGTGATGCGGGGGACCAGGCGCCGCTCATCGCGGCCTCGCTGCGGCAGGCCATCGCGGCCGTCCCCGACACCCGGGCCCGGGCCTCGGCCGAGGTGTGGACGGTGCTCTGGCGGGTGGCCGGGCTGCCCGTGGCCGGCAGCCCGGACGCCGTCGTGGCGGCCGCGATCGAGCACATCGAGGCGGATCTGGCCGCGCCGCTGAGCGTGCCCGGCATCGCCCGCGCCGCCGGGGTCTCCCACAACCACCTCACCCGGCTGTTCCGCGCGCACACCGGGCACACCGTCGTCGGCTACATCCGCCGCCGGCGCCTGGCCCGGGCGCTGCACCTGCTGCGCGAGTCGACGCTGGCGATCCCCGCGATCGCCGCCGCCGTGGGCATCCCGGACCTGCAGGCGTTCAACAAGGCCTGCCGCCGCGAGCTGGGCGCCTCGCCCCGGGCCTTACGCGCCCAGGGCGGCCCGGCCGGCGATCGGTGA
- a CDS encoding SGNH/GDSL hydrolase family protein translates to MGRGLRLMVVAALGAGMLTASPAIGDGNAPNGHWVDTWTAMPQLTEPHNMPPAPYTTGDLVMADSTLRQTVRVSAGGQRVRLRFSNAFGGAPLPITRVTVAYPDGGRAGVSAIRPGTARPVTFHGRPATIVPVGAQVVSDPLDLPLPPGSVLAVTVYLAEGQASSAITSHPGSRTTSYLAKGNQADAGDLTGATPVDHWYFLSAIEVWSKRSTAALVLLGDSLTDGRGSTTNLNNRWPDQLFDRLGRSGPAIANQAAGGNRVLNDGLGPAALARLDRDVLARSGAEWLIVFEGVNDIGTAQPTQDAQKKVADELIAAYDQIIVRAQARGLVVYGATLTPFGGHSYDDPQGLREATRQAVNDWIRTSGRFDGVIDFDQAVRDPADPRRLPAAYDVGDGLHLSPAGYKALADAVPARLFRR, encoded by the coding sequence ATGGGCAGAGGGTTGAGGCTGATGGTCGTCGCGGCTCTCGGGGCCGGGATGCTGACGGCCTCGCCCGCGATCGGTGACGGGAACGCGCCGAATGGGCACTGGGTGGACACCTGGACCGCGATGCCGCAGCTCACCGAGCCCCACAACATGCCGCCCGCGCCGTACACGACAGGCGATCTGGTCATGGCCGACAGCACGCTGCGGCAGACGGTACGGGTGTCGGCCGGCGGGCAGCGGGTGCGGCTGCGCTTCTCCAACGCCTTCGGCGGCGCGCCGCTGCCCATCACCCGGGTCACCGTGGCGTACCCCGACGGCGGCAGGGCGGGCGTGAGCGCGATCCGGCCGGGCACCGCCCGGCCGGTGACGTTCCACGGCCGTCCGGCCACGATCGTCCCCGTCGGCGCGCAAGTGGTGTCGGATCCGCTGGACCTTCCGCTCCCGCCCGGCTCCGTGCTGGCCGTGACCGTCTACCTCGCCGAGGGGCAGGCCTCCAGCGCCATCACCTCGCACCCGGGCTCGCGCACCACCTCCTACCTGGCGAAAGGCAACCAGGCCGACGCCGGGGACCTCACGGGGGCGACACCCGTCGACCACTGGTACTTCCTCAGCGCCATCGAAGTGTGGTCCAAGCGCTCCACCGCGGCGCTCGTCCTGCTGGGCGACTCCCTGACCGACGGCAGGGGCTCCACCACGAACCTCAACAACCGCTGGCCCGACCAGCTCTTCGACCGCCTGGGCCGCTCCGGGCCGGCCATCGCCAACCAGGCGGCCGGCGGCAACCGGGTGCTGAACGACGGCCTCGGCCCGGCCGCCCTGGCCCGGCTGGACCGCGACGTGCTCGCCCGCAGCGGCGCCGAATGGCTGATCGTCTTCGAGGGCGTCAACGACATCGGCACCGCCCAGCCCACCCAGGACGCCCAGAAGAAGGTCGCCGACGAGCTGATCGCCGCCTACGACCAGATCATCGTCCGGGCACAGGCGCGGGGCCTGGTCGTGTACGGGGCGACGCTCACCCCCTTCGGCGGCCACTCCTACGACGACCCCCAAGGTCTCAGGGAAGCCACCCGGCAGGCGGTCAACGACTGGATCCGCACCAGCGGCAGGTTCGACGGCGTCATCGACTTCGATCAGGCGGTCCGCGATCCCGCCGACCCCCGGCGGCTGCCGGCGGCCTACGACGTGGGCGACGGCCTGCACCTGAGCCCGGCCGGCTACAAGGCGCTCGCGGACGCCGTGCCCGCCCGCCTGTTCCGCCGCTAG
- a CDS encoding SDR family oxidoreductase has protein sequence MTGTVAVVTGAARGVGRGIALVLGETGATVYVTDRESRDRRHSDLPGTVEDTAEQVDERGGRGVPVRVDHADDQAVEALFQRVRAAHGGLDLLVANAFDGNALPFHGGPFWTLPLDHWHNMMHLGVRSHLVSAWHAAPLLIERRGLAVLTGYADPPAEVIAGHVFYDLAMTSIARLARTLAHDLRPHGVTALALSPGLTRTEAIVAVLGDDLPGSDSVEFPGRAVRALLEDPDVARHSGRTLTVAALAQEYGFSDA, from the coding sequence ATGACCGGCACCGTCGCCGTCGTGACCGGAGCCGCGCGTGGCGTGGGCCGCGGCATCGCGCTCGTCCTCGGTGAGACCGGGGCGACCGTCTACGTCACCGACCGTGAGAGCCGCGACCGCCGCCACTCCGACCTGCCGGGCACCGTCGAGGACACCGCCGAGCAGGTGGACGAGCGCGGCGGGCGCGGCGTGCCGGTCCGCGTGGACCACGCCGACGACCAAGCCGTCGAGGCGCTCTTCCAGCGGGTCCGCGCCGCCCACGGCGGCCTCGACCTGCTGGTCGCGAACGCGTTCGACGGCAACGCCTTGCCGTTCCACGGCGGGCCGTTCTGGACGCTCCCGCTCGACCACTGGCACAACATGATGCACCTCGGGGTGCGCAGCCATCTCGTGTCCGCGTGGCACGCGGCCCCCCTGTTGATCGAGCGGCGCGGCCTCGCCGTGCTCACCGGGTACGCCGACCCGCCGGCCGAGGTGATCGCCGGCCACGTCTTCTACGATCTGGCCATGACGAGCATCGCCCGGCTGGCCCGTACCCTCGCCCACGACCTGCGCCCGCACGGCGTCACCGCGCTCGCCCTGTCACCCGGCCTCACCCGCACGGAGGCGATCGTCGCCGTGCTCGGCGACGACCTGCCGGGCAGCGACTCGGTGGAGTTCCCCGGCCGGGCCGTCCGCGCCCTGCTGGAGGACCCCGACGTGGCCCGGCACTCGGGCCGCACGCTCACCGTCGCCGCCCTGGCCCAGGAGTACGGGTTCAGCGACGCGTGA
- a CDS encoding LamG-like jellyroll fold domain-containing protein — protein MTHPSLGRRTLLQAAVAAPAGTLLSMSATPAQATTGGGSGRYDRDSPRFTIGVLPDTQYLFDEDRSDPAPLRQTFRFLTGDERESRNIAFMTHLGDVTEHGTEDEIGLAGDAFKAIDGKLSYSVLAGNHDVRSSTDDQRGDSAYLRVFGPARYAGMPTFRGASPDGYNSYHVLAAGGRQWLVLALDWRISDKGLQWAQGVIDANRTLPAILTTHDLAWADASGKAALSQYGQRLWDTLIRRNDQIFLTLNGHYWPPGRTVLKNDAGHDVHVHIANYQDRYYGGAGMVRLYAFDLVRNVIDVETLSPWLLERDPEDRTPLEAENLELTGPVDRFSIEIDFDERFAGFAPRTLPPARPAKAVMPRGTVAYWRFDGEGFAGAGADGAVVPAGSVVRDLTGGGNDLTMELLHASAPEVLKWSAEHHKGQPAHASLRFDGGKNPDRGAVLRSSAAAPINSMWFESGYTIEAFIKLPDPFAGDHAWMGILSWEGRSGDAGKTSGWSPEEPTCSLNLSPERFLQYVVYPADRDADPTSWSHSLPVGRWAHVAVVNDARRTVMYVDGSKIARNPTQPSKGISTLGRPFAIGGTQFALKYGQGYYGWIGDVRIVARALRPREFLTPYE, from the coding sequence ATGACCCACCCCTCGCTCGGCCGCCGCACGTTACTCCAGGCGGCCGTCGCCGCGCCCGCCGGCACCCTGTTGAGCATGAGCGCGACCCCCGCCCAGGCCACGACCGGCGGCGGCAGCGGCAGGTACGACCGGGACAGCCCCCGGTTCACCATCGGCGTGCTGCCCGACACGCAGTACCTCTTCGACGAGGACCGCTCCGATCCCGCCCCGCTGCGCCAGACGTTCCGCTTCCTCACCGGGGACGAGCGCGAGAGCAGGAACATCGCGTTCATGACGCACCTGGGTGACGTGACCGAGCACGGCACCGAGGACGAGATCGGCCTGGCCGGCGACGCGTTCAAGGCCATCGACGGCAAGCTGTCCTACAGCGTGCTCGCCGGCAACCACGACGTCCGGTCCTCCACCGACGACCAGCGCGGCGACAGCGCGTACCTGCGGGTGTTCGGCCCGGCCAGGTATGCCGGGATGCCGACGTTCCGTGGCGCCTCGCCCGACGGCTACAACAGCTATCACGTGCTGGCGGCCGGCGGGAGGCAATGGCTGGTGCTGGCGCTGGACTGGCGGATCTCGGACAAGGGCCTGCAGTGGGCGCAGGGCGTCATCGACGCCAACCGCACGCTGCCCGCCATCCTCACCACGCACGACCTGGCCTGGGCCGACGCGTCGGGCAAGGCGGCGCTGTCGCAGTACGGCCAGCGGCTGTGGGACACGCTGATCCGGCGCAACGACCAGATCTTCCTGACGCTCAACGGTCACTACTGGCCGCCCGGGCGCACGGTGCTCAAGAACGACGCGGGACACGACGTGCACGTGCACATCGCCAACTACCAGGACCGCTACTACGGCGGCGCGGGCATGGTCCGCCTCTACGCCTTCGACCTGGTGCGGAACGTGATCGACGTGGAGACGCTGTCGCCGTGGCTGCTGGAGCGCGACCCGGAGGACCGCACGCCGCTGGAGGCGGAGAACCTCGAGCTGACCGGGCCCGTGGACCGGTTCAGCATCGAGATCGACTTCGACGAGCGGTTCGCCGGGTTCGCCCCGCGCACCCTGCCTCCGGCCCGGCCGGCGAAGGCCGTGATGCCCAGGGGGACGGTGGCGTACTGGCGGTTCGACGGCGAGGGGTTCGCCGGCGCGGGCGCGGACGGCGCGGTCGTCCCCGCGGGCTCCGTCGTGCGTGACCTCACCGGCGGCGGCAACGACCTGACCATGGAGTTGCTGCACGCCAGCGCCCCCGAGGTGCTGAAGTGGTCGGCCGAGCACCACAAGGGCCAGCCGGCCCACGCCAGCCTGCGCTTCGACGGCGGGAAGAACCCGGATCGGGGCGCCGTGCTCAGGTCGTCCGCCGCCGCGCCGATCAACAGCATGTGGTTCGAGTCGGGATACACGATCGAGGCGTTCATCAAGCTGCCGGACCCGTTCGCCGGCGACCACGCGTGGATGGGGATCCTGAGCTGGGAGGGCCGCAGCGGCGACGCGGGCAAGACCAGCGGCTGGTCGCCCGAGGAGCCGACGTGCAGCCTCAACCTGTCGCCCGAGCGGTTCCTGCAGTACGTCGTGTATCCGGCCGACCGGGACGCCGACCCCACGTCGTGGAGCCACTCCCTGCCGGTCGGGCGGTGGGCGCACGTCGCGGTCGTCAACGACGCGCGGCGGACCGTGATGTACGTGGACGGGTCGAAGATCGCCCGGAATCCCACCCAGCCGTCGAAGGGCATCTCCACGCTGGGCAGGCCGTTCGCGATCGGGGGCACCCAGTTCGCGCTGAAGTACGGGCAGGGTTACTACGGCTGGATCGGCGACGTGCGGATCGTGGCGCGGGCGCTGCGGCCGAGGGAGTTCCTGACGCCGTACGAGTGA
- a CDS encoding phytanoyl-CoA dioxygenase family protein produces the protein MRTTLLTSAQVAGFVAAGYLRLDGIVPDELNDQAVDVLEAGIPPVPYGTPLDLAFPEGSFARRLVQVPAVAGALRSLVGPDPTVDHHAVHVREPRGGEAQPLHADAIIDTRMDAFDVQLMYYPREVTADMGGTLVVPGSHLRRINESDTGRYQNLRGQTRLTCPAGTVMLLHHGIWHGGRRNDSDQRRYMFKIRFNPTVPQVRLWDTSDLADPAVVAELDRRFPWYEPATGRLEIHNRVRLWRAMTADAAFDIDYWTTRVNNRPGRAVA, from the coding sequence ATGCGAACCACTTTGCTGACTTCGGCGCAAGTGGCCGGCTTCGTGGCGGCCGGCTACCTGCGGCTCGACGGGATCGTCCCGGACGAGCTGAACGACCAGGCCGTCGACGTGCTGGAGGCGGGCATCCCCCCGGTGCCGTACGGAACCCCGCTCGACCTGGCCTTCCCCGAGGGCTCCTTCGCCCGCAGGCTCGTCCAGGTGCCCGCGGTCGCCGGAGCCCTGCGCTCCCTCGTCGGCCCCGACCCGACCGTCGACCACCACGCCGTGCACGTACGCGAGCCGCGCGGCGGCGAGGCCCAGCCGCTGCACGCCGACGCCATCATCGACACCCGCATGGACGCCTTCGACGTGCAGCTCATGTACTACCCGCGCGAGGTGACCGCGGACATGGGCGGCACCCTCGTCGTGCCGGGCAGTCACCTGCGCCGCATCAACGAGAGCGACACCGGCCGCTACCAGAACCTGCGCGGGCAGACGCGGCTCACCTGCCCGGCCGGGACCGTGATGCTGCTGCACCACGGCATCTGGCACGGCGGCCGGCGCAACGACAGCGACCAGCGCCGGTACATGTTCAAGATCCGGTTCAACCCGACCGTGCCGCAGGTGCGCCTCTGGGACACCTCCGACCTGGCCGACCCGGCCGTGGTCGCCGAGCTGGACCGGCGTTTCCCCTGGTACGAGCCGGCGACCGGACGGTTGGAGATCCACAACCGGGTGCGCCTGTGGCGGGCGATGACCGCCGACGCGGCTTTCGACATCGACTACTGGACGACACGCGTGAACAACCGCCCCGGGAGGGCCGTCGCATGA
- a CDS encoding aldehyde ferredoxin oxidoreductase C-terminal domain-containing protein, with protein sequence MPFIVDLTSGTVEREHRAGASGHYGGSILGLRLLTERTPAGLDPYDPRALVFVAAGTLGGTRAPGLAKGVFLAKSPLTGVAGEAHALGPFAAGMRGAGVQALAVTGRAERLSYLLIEDGEISCHEAGELRGLGTAAATDVLRERHGQGAHVAAIGPAGENLVRYASVVTDYAYAAGRYGVGAVFGAKNLKAIVCVGDAPAEVADPAAVAAIDRYYRDVLPANPLAALQAGEPGFAGWAGEPPAPGYASVRNFTLPGGLRTPHVRDYDGRAVALRGACPGCPNDCLKVYASPSAAERRSGGLGQEAFLSLGWNLGIDDLDTVLDANALCNDLGLDQVSLGGTLAFAMECAERGLLPGGPAFGDPAALPGLIRDVARRAAELGDLLAEGAARAAARLGPETAPYAMTVKGAELPCFDPRIQPGIGLGYAIAPNGPRYDALEHDLDFDPVAGLAYSFPEAARIGAAPAPAGELDAERGRRSARLLRLWSGLDALNLCVFASSPTRPLTIDHLTALVTAVLGRDFTLEDLLAAGQRRLDEMRAYAEREGMGGRDELPARMHDEPVAEGPYKGAVVDREAFTRARDAFYDELRWR encoded by the coding sequence GTGCCGTTCATCGTCGATCTGACCAGCGGGACCGTCGAGCGTGAGCACCGCGCCGGCGCGTCAGGGCATTACGGCGGGTCCATACTCGGGCTGCGGCTGCTGACGGAGCGCACGCCCGCCGGGCTCGACCCCTATGACCCGCGGGCGTTGGTGTTCGTGGCGGCGGGGACGCTCGGCGGGACGCGCGCGCCCGGCCTGGCCAAGGGCGTCTTCCTGGCCAAGTCGCCGTTGACCGGGGTGGCCGGGGAGGCGCACGCGCTCGGGCCGTTCGCCGCCGGCATGCGGGGCGCCGGCGTCCAGGCGCTGGCCGTGACCGGGCGTGCCGAGCGGCTCTCCTATCTGCTGATCGAGGATGGCGAGATCTCGTGTCACGAGGCCGGGGAGTTGCGCGGGCTGGGCACCGCCGCCGCCACCGACGTGCTCAGGGAGCGGCACGGGCAGGGCGCGCACGTCGCGGCGATAGGGCCGGCCGGGGAGAACCTCGTCCGGTATGCGAGCGTCGTCACCGACTACGCCTACGCCGCCGGACGGTACGGGGTGGGCGCGGTGTTCGGGGCCAAGAACCTCAAGGCGATCGTGTGCGTGGGCGACGCGCCGGCCGAGGTCGCCGATCCGGCGGCGGTCGCCGCCATCGACCGTTACTACCGTGACGTGCTGCCTGCCAACCCGCTGGCCGCGCTCCAGGCCGGCGAGCCCGGGTTCGCCGGGTGGGCCGGCGAGCCCCCCGCCCCCGGCTACGCCTCCGTCCGCAACTTCACCCTGCCAGGGGGGTTGCGGACTCCGCACGTACGGGACTACGACGGCCGGGCGGTGGCGCTCAGGGGCGCCTGTCCCGGGTGCCCGAACGACTGCCTCAAGGTGTACGCCTCTCCGTCCGCGGCCGAGCGCCGCTCGGGCGGGCTCGGGCAGGAGGCGTTCCTGTCGCTGGGCTGGAACCTGGGGATCGACGACCTCGACACCGTGCTGGACGCCAACGCGCTCTGCAACGATCTGGGGCTCGACCAGGTCTCCCTCGGCGGGACGCTGGCCTTCGCGATGGAGTGCGCCGAGCGTGGGCTGCTGCCGGGCGGGCCGGCGTTCGGCGACCCGGCGGCGCTGCCCGGGCTGATCAGGGACGTCGCGCGGCGTGCGGCGGAGCTCGGCGATCTGCTGGCGGAGGGGGCGGCGCGGGCGGCCGCGCGGCTCGGGCCGGAGACCGCGCCGTACGCGATGACCGTCAAGGGCGCCGAGCTGCCCTGCTTCGACCCGCGCATTCAGCCGGGGATCGGGCTCGGGTACGCCATCGCCCCCAACGGCCCCCGCTACGACGCCCTGGAGCACGATCTCGACTTCGATCCCGTCGCGGGGCTGGCCTACAGCTTCCCTGAGGCCGCCAGGATCGGCGCCGCACCGGCGCCCGCCGGTGAGCTCGACGCCGAGCGGGGGCGGCGCAGCGCCCGCCTGCTGCGGTTGTGGAGCGGGCTGGACGCGCTCAACCTGTGCGTGTTCGCCTCCTCTCCGACCAGGCCGCTGACCATCGATCACCTGACCGCGCTCGTGACCGCCGTGCTCGGCCGGGACTTCACGCTGGAGGACCTGCTGGCGGCCGGTCAGCGGCGGCTCGACGAGATGCGGGCGTACGCCGAGCGCGAGGGCATGGGCGGGCGCGACGAGCTGCCCGCGCGGATGCACGACGAGCCGGTCGCCGAAGGACCGTACAAGGGCGCTGTCGTGGACCGGGAGGCGTTCACGCGAGCGCGCGACGCCTTCTACGACGAGCTCCGCTGGCGCTGA
- a CDS encoding PP2C family protein-serine/threonine phosphatase gives MQSDGERALGGLLESTHLAAMEDLPALVSAHARLIGCSDTVIYVTDLQQQVLVPLPGQREESGEPLEPIRIDTTMPGRAFRAVEIVQAKPSPAGEERRVWVPLLDGTERVGVLGTTVAAYDELAEWRIKQLASLVSVLVVSKRPHSDSFARLVRVRPMALSAEVMWNLLPPGTYANDDVVVSAALEPAYEMGGDAYDYAVDGSVLHLALFDAMGHDTSAGLTATVAMGSCRHNRRQGMELPAISEAVDAAIKEQFTGRFATGILACLDLRTGLLSWVNRGHHPPLVIRGGQCVATLESVPIPDPPMGFGLGFSTGLLRYQLQRGDRLLFYTDGIIEAQSPDGETFGLDRFVDFIIRQEADGVSAPETLRRLIQAILRHQSGCLQDDATVMTVEWRTERRHQLTL, from the coding sequence GTGCAAAGTGACGGTGAGCGCGCGCTGGGCGGTTTGCTCGAATCCACGCACCTGGCGGCGATGGAGGACCTGCCGGCCCTGGTGTCCGCGCACGCCCGGCTGATCGGCTGCTCCGACACCGTGATCTACGTGACCGACCTGCAGCAGCAGGTCCTGGTGCCGCTGCCCGGACAGCGCGAGGAGTCAGGTGAGCCGCTCGAACCCATCAGGATCGACACCACGATGCCGGGCCGCGCGTTCCGCGCCGTGGAGATCGTCCAGGCCAAGCCCTCGCCGGCCGGAGAGGAGCGTCGGGTGTGGGTGCCGTTGCTCGACGGCACCGAACGGGTCGGGGTGCTGGGGACGACCGTGGCCGCTTACGACGAGCTGGCCGAATGGCGGATCAAGCAGCTCGCGTCCCTGGTGTCGGTGCTGGTGGTCAGCAAGCGGCCGCACAGCGACTCGTTCGCCCGGCTGGTCCGCGTCCGGCCGATGGCCCTGTCGGCCGAGGTGATGTGGAACCTGCTGCCGCCCGGCACGTACGCCAACGACGACGTGGTGGTCAGCGCCGCGCTGGAGCCCGCCTACGAGATGGGCGGCGACGCCTACGACTACGCGGTCGACGGCTCCGTGCTGCATCTGGCGCTGTTCGACGCGATGGGGCACGACACGTCGGCCGGGCTGACCGCGACCGTCGCCATGGGGTCGTGCCGGCACAACCGGCGCCAGGGGATGGAGCTGCCCGCGATCAGCGAGGCCGTCGACGCGGCGATCAAGGAGCAGTTCACCGGCCGGTTCGCCACCGGCATCCTGGCCTGCCTGGATCTGCGGACGGGGCTGCTGAGCTGGGTCAACCGCGGCCACCATCCGCCGCTGGTGATCCGCGGCGGGCAGTGCGTGGCCACGCTGGAGAGCGTCCCCATCCCTGACCCGCCGATGGGGTTCGGTCTGGGGTTCTCCACGGGCCTGCTCCGTTACCAGTTGCAGCGCGGCGACCGGCTGCTGTTCTACACCGACGGCATCATCGAGGCGCAGAGCCCGGACGGCGAGACCTTCGGTCTCGACCGCTTCGTCGACTTCATCATCCGCCAGGAGGCCGACGGCGTGTCGGCGCCGGAGACGCTGCGCCGGCTGATCCAGGCCATCCTGAGGCACCAGAGCGGCTGCCTGCAGGACGACGCGACCGTGATGACGGTCGAGTGGCGCACCGAGCGCCGGCACCAGCTCACCCTGTGA